The Bacteroidia bacterium genomic interval CATAGCCGAAAGTATCAGGACTAAGTCAATGAAAAATGATTCAAAAGTTAAATAGATGTTAATTATATGTTTAATAAATTATATTAATGTTAAGTAATAGGCTTTTTGAAATCGATGGGATGAGACGGTTGTATAAGTAAATGGCTTAAATTGAGGTTATTATGGATTTTTGGATATTATATACCTTAACATTTAATTAATCTAGGGCTGGCTGGAATGAGATCTATGTTAAATTAAAATGAAGGCTTACTGTGAGAAAATTCAGCAGAAATCTCAATGGATTTCCTATGTGTTTTTTTAGAATTTTTTTTCTCTTTAGCTAAGCTTACTCTCGCTTTTCTTTCTATTTCCTGGGAATATTTTGATTAGCTACGTTTAAATCCCACCTTATAGATCATTTATCCTAAAGCTCTATGACCAATACTCGAATTCGGGAAAGACTTGAAAAACTGAACCCCAACTGGCTTTCCCTTTTTACTATGCTGATGGCATTTTCCACATACACTTTTATGTATGCCTTCAGAAAGCCTTATACTGCTGCTACTTTTGCTGAGGCTCCCGGCTTTTTGGGATTAGGATTTAAAGAGATATTGGTCATATCACAGGTTGCCGGTTATGCCTTGTCCAAATTCATCGGAATCAAGGTCGTCTCAGAAATGGATAGTGGAAGAAGGGCAAGGATTCTTTTGCTCTTGATAGGAGTTGCAGAATTGGCCCTACTGGGATTTGCCCTCGTACCTCCTCCTTATAGTTTTGTTTTTCTCTTTTTGAATGGACTTCCTTTGGGAATGATCTGGGGATTGACCTTTTCTTATGTGGAGGGGCGAAAACAAACTGAGGTTATTGGCCTGGGGCTATGTGCCAGTTTTATATTTGGTTCAGGCTTTGTGAAGGATGTAGGGAAGTTGTTGATGGAGGCTGGTATCAGTGAGTATTGGATGCCTTTTACCACAGGACTGGTATTTAGTCTGCCCATCATTATTGTCGTTTATCTGCTCAATCAGGTTCCTCCGCCTACTCTGGAAGATGAAGCCGCTCGTACCAAAAGAGTTCCTATGTCTGGTGCCGAGCGAAAAGCTTTCTTTAAGAAGTTTGCTGTGGGACTGATATTGCTGATAATTGCCTATACGGCTTTATCAGCTTATCGGGATTTTAGAGATAATTTCCTGGCGGACATCTGGGGAGAACTTAGCGGGGATGATTATAATTTTTCCCAAACCGAAACCCCTGCCTCTATTATCGTCCTTTTGTGTCTGATGTTGCTTGTATTAGTAAAGGACAATTTCAAAGCCCTCATGTATAATCATGTAGCCATCTTTTTGGGCTTCGTAATGGCAGGACTTTCGACCTGGGCCTTTCAGCAGGAAATGATCAGTGCTTACCTCTGGATATTGATGACAGGCATTGCTACTTATGTAGCCTATATTCCTTTCAATACTATCCTTTTTGATCGCATGATCGCCACCACCCGAGAAGCCAGCAATGTGGGCTTCCTCATTTATTTGGCGGATGCTTTTGGCTATCTCGGCAGCGTATCCGTTTTGCTGTACAAAGACTTTGGTGCCCGCGACCTGAGTTGGGTAGAATTCTTTACGCAATCCAGCTACGCCCTGGCCTGGGTAGGAGGGATAGGAACCCTCCTGGCCATGGGATACTTTGCGAGGAAACTGCGGATGGAAGAATCCTAAGGATTATTTAAAGACATGCTTGAAGTGTCTTTCTGTAAGTCCTTGATCTATCAGCCACTTAGCAAAATCCTCATGCTTTCCTGCTTTAGCATGATGAAGTAGGGTAAACCCATGGGGACCATAAGATTTCAGGTAGTGTGGATAGGTCTTGATGAGAGATTTGACCAAATCCAGATGTCCCAGAAAACAGTGATTGAAAATATCCAGCCGAGCACCTCTTTCAACTAGGATATCTGCAATATCTTTCCTACCCATATGAGAAGCGCCTCCCATGGCAGTTTCAAAATCTCCTTTCTGAGACTGATTCGCGCAATTGAGAATCAGGGGTTTTTCCGTGATGATCTTTTTTACTTTGTCGAAATCATTGTGGGCTGCAAAGACAAATTCCTTGATCTCTTCCAGAGAAAAGTTATTGGCAGTTTTGTCCTGGCTAAAACCTGAAAAGCCTGCGCTTAAGAGGCCTGCTCCCAGCAGGCCTTTTTTGAGAAATGTTTTTCTTTTCATGTGAAATTGCTTTTTCCCAAAATGGAAAAAGCTTTTTATCTCCCAAACGAAAAATCAGCAGGATTTCGTGAATGCGGCTCTATTTGTCGTGAAATCCCAGGGTCTCAAGGATATGTAAATAGGAACCACCAATTTTCAGTTGATGACCCGAACGAAGGAGTAGATAATTTCCTTGTTTATCCTTCATATGTCCTTCGATTTCTGAACGATTGATCAGGTACTTTCTATGGATACGGAGGAAATCAGGAGACAAGTTTTTTTCCATATCCTTCATGCTACTTCTTTTGATCAACATATCACCTGCTCGAAACAAGCGCAAATAATGATCATCGGCTTCGATCCAATGAATAGAACTAATCGGGACTTGCATCTTCTTCCTTCCCAGGCTGGCCTGTATCAAAGCAGGCGCAGGCTCATTTGTCTTTTGACTATGCGCATAAATCCAGATTCCGATTAGCACGATTATATGAAGTAGCGCTTCTCGACTAAAATAATTGCGGGCATATGGGGCACTAAGGATTTCCTCATAATATCCGAAAAGGTAAAGAGAGGCACTGGAACAAAGGTAAAATCCCGTGATCAAAAGGGGAATGAGCAAGACCGCACTCAGGAAATAAAGATTCTTTTTTCTTGTCAGATACTTTCTGGCCAAATACAAACTCAAAGGAAGCAATGGAAAAAACAGCAGCATAGAGTTGACCAGATAGAAGATGGATCGTAAGGGTTTGTAATGCTCATAAGCGCCATAGCGGATGGCGTTCTGGATCATCATAAGAATAAATGCTAATCCCAGGAAGAGATAGGCATACCTAAGAAATTTTGCTTGCTTGATTGCGGATAAATCAACTCCCATTTTTTGCATGAGCAGAAGTATTAAGGGTTTTCAGAAGTTAGGATTATTGCTCGAATCTGTCTGTGGCTTTGATGGGAAAAATCAGAGTTTGGTAGAATTCTTAATCGGCATCCGCCTGAAATTTTGCTACATTTATTCCATGTTATTGAAGGGGAAAAAGATCAGATTTCTGCTATGCCTTATCCTCTTATTGGCGTGTAGTAATATATCTGCTCAATATCTGTTTGAGGGCAGGGTGAATCTGGATGCTAACTGGGATCGAGTAATCTACTTGTCTCAGGTTTATAGCTATAGTGATCTCTATGCGATTGATCGGGAAGCTGTGATCGATAAGGCGGAAATAGATGAAGAGGGGAGCTTTCTGTTTTCCGGCAATGCACTCCCTTCGCAAAATGCGATCTTTCGTCTGCATCTGAGTAGAAGCCCGGAAGAGATCGATTCTTATATCTATAGCCTCTATGAAGAGGGCCCCAACTTCATTCTTTTCGTAGCAAACAATCAGGATACGATTCGCTTTCTGGATTCGGGTACAAAAAGAAGATTTGGCAAAATTGAATCCACAACAAATGAGCAGGCTGGAAAATGGCTGGAATTGGAGGCCCTGAAGTTAAATGCCTATAAGTCTTTTTCATCCGTTTCCAGTGAGGCAAATGAAAAGCGCTTTCGCCAGAAACTAAGAAAAGAATTGAAGGCCTTCGCGAATAAATCTGAGGATGCTATGGCTGCTATGATGAGCATCGAGCACCTCATTCAAAGGGATCGCGAAGAGTATCGATATTTCCTTGAAGACTTTAAACAGGACAAAGGCTTTTACCAAAGACTTATGGATCGACTTCAGCAATCCTATCCCCATAGTGATATGCTCAAGGTCTATAAAGAGGAACTGGATTTCGCGGAAAAATTGTTGGGCAAGAATGATAAATCTGAAGTCTTACCACTTTGGGTCTGCGGATTGATCGGAGCTTTGATTCTCCTCTTACTTTATATGGCCTGGAGATTAGGCAAACTTCAAAAGGAATTGGAGTCCCTTATTTCCCCAAAAATCGACCTCTCCAAATTGAGCAATCAGGAAGAAAAGATTGTGAAACTGATTTCAGAAGGAAAAAGCAATAAAGAAATCGCCGATGAGCTTTCGGTCTCCCATAGCACCATTAAAACGCATGTAAACAACATTTACGCCAAATTGCAAATTGCGAATAGAGCCGAATTAAAGGAACTCTTGAAAAAATCCACCGGGGTCTAGTACCTTTTTCCACCGATAGAAATGCCTGTAAATCCTGATTTGATCCTGTATTTGTGGGAAAAACAAAAACATGAAATCAGGAATTATCGCATGCGTATTTTTATTCATTTCCCTCTCTTCAATTGCCCAGCAAATTGATTCTATCTCATTTGCTTCTTCACATTTGGGAGAGGAAAGATTGATCACCATTTGGAAGCCGGCTGATTATTCTCCCGATAAAAAATACAGCAGCATCTACACCTTTGATGCGGAATGGATGTTTGGATTGCTAACAGGCATGGTGGAATATTACAGTGGGGAAGGTTTGGAGAAAATTCCTCCAAGCATTGTCGTCGGCATTCATTTCAAAGACAGAAATGAAGATATGGGACTTGACTGGGATAGGGGAGGCCTGAATGAGCAGGGCCGCAAGTTCAAAGCCTATGTGGAAGAAGAGCTCATCCCACATATAGAAGCTAGTTATTCGACCTCTGGTTTCTCCAGTATTTTCGGTCACTCTAATTCATCGACCTATCTCAATTATTTCCTATTTCAGGAAGCACCTACCTTCAATGCATATGCACCCATCAGTCAGTATTTGCTGCCGAGAGATAGCAGCCAAATAGCAAAATGGCTCCCTAAGCACATTTGTAAAAAATCTCTCTACTACTTCCTGACTTCTGCAGAAAAGGATGCTCCCTTTCGCCTGCAATCTGGCAATGATCATGAAAGGCTTTTTGAGGAGTTAGCTCCCGAATTTTCCTTTGAGCATATGATCCTTCCCAATGCAGATCATTTGACCATGGCAGCTCAGGCCATCCCATTTGCTCTTGAGGCCTTGTATAAAGATTTTCTGCACATGGATGAGTCCCAGGCAACAGCAATTGCCAATGAGGTGGAAGAGAAAGCCATCCCTTATGTTAGTCGAAAATTGAAGAGGGTAGGAGAGATATTCGGTCTGGAGATGAAATGGAATATCAATGATTATTTTTTTGCCTATGAGATGGCTTCAATACAAAATGATGAGCCTTCAGTTTCCGAAATCACCCAGAAATACAATCAGGAGAATCCGGAAGATAAGTCGATGTATTTCATCGAAGGCCAGGTCTACGAATCCATGAAAAGCCTGCAGAAAGCCAAATCCAGCTATCTTCGCAATTTGCAAATCAATGAAGAGGCCGGATACTTTAGCCACTTTCGCCTGATAGACCTCCTGGATCGAAAACTGAATGAAGCGGAACTTGCCATAGAGGTGGCTGAATTGGGAATCGCGAAAGAACTGGATATCAAACTTCATTATCAATTGGCGAAAGTAGCTGCTAAACATCAGGTGAAAATGAAGTTGGGCTTGAAGCATCTCAAAACATTCGAAGAAAAATATGATTCGTCTATGGGGATAGAGCGGGAGTATATTCATTTGAGGAAAGGCCAATTATTAGGAGGACTTGGACAAAAAGTTAAGGCCCGTGCCGAATTTGAGGAGGCCCTAAAACTCAATCCTGATTTTGAGGCTGCGAAAGAAGCTTTGCGTAACTTCAGTCACTAAGTCTCATCGATTTTCTCTGTAAATTCAGGATGAGTTAAAAACATCACACTTATTATGAAGTACAAATTTCTCATGCTGAATATGCTTATAGCGATAAGCATTGCCTGCAATCCCACCCAACAAAAGCAGGAAGAAGCCCACCATCAGAATGAAGAACATTCACCTAGACATGATGAAAAGGCACATCCCGGAGGCGCCAATGAATACATGCATCAATCCTCTGTAGATAGATTGGTCGAAAGGTTTGAATCTGATGAAAGAAATGCCTATCAGAAACCAGATGAAGTCATCAAATTTCTCGGCGACATTCAGGGAAAAAAGATCATGGATATTGGTGCCGGATCTGGCTACTTTTCTGTACCTCTTGCTCAGGCCGGAGCTAAGGTGATTGCAGCAGATGTGGACGATGAATTTCAAGCTTACATCAAACAAAGAATTGAAAAAAACGGCCTGGAAGATTTGGGAATAGAATTGCGCAAACTTCCCTATGATAGTCCCTCTTTAGAGGCCTCTGAAGTAGATATGGTATTTATTGTTAATACCTATCACCATATAGAAGATCGAGTGCCTTATTTTAAGCAAGTACTTAATGGAATAGCAGATGGTGGAGAGCTGGTGATCATAGATTATTACAAGCATGAAATCCCGGTTGGACCCCCACATGATCACAAGATTGCTAAAGAGGTGGTACTGAAGGAATTGAAAGAAGCCGGTTTCACCCAAATAGAGGAGAATACGGAATTGCTTGAGTATCAATATATCCTCCGAGCAAAATAAAAGAGATCGCAATATGCAAATTAGAGATCCCCGTTTTCGACGGGGATTTTTTGTATCTTGAAAAAAGGATTTATAAAAACTACTCTACATATGGCTTCAAAGCAGAACCCTGTAGTTTCCACTTCACTCGGGAAACTGGAAGGAAAATGGAATAAAGCGGGAAGTATCGCCAGTTTCAATGGCATTCCCTTTGCAAAAGCACCAGTCGGCGATCTCAGATGGAAAGCTCCTCAAGCTCTTGAGGCTTGGGAGGGAATTCGCTCCGCCCATAAATATGGCAATTTTGCCTGGCAAAGAAGGGTCGAGATGTTCGAGTTTATGTTTGCCCTTATGGAAGGACAAGGCTGGAACCCCATCAAGACCTGGTTGCTGAAAACCCTTCTTCGAATTGTACCGGCTCCCAAACAAAATGAGGATTGTTTATATCTCAATATTAAAAGCCCTGATCCAGCTCCGGGAACTAAGCTTCCAGTGATGGTATGGATACATGGAGGAGATCATCAGGATGGAGGAAGTGCAGAGCCATTTTATGTGGGAGAATCATTGGCAAAAGAAGGCACTGTATATGTCTCCATAAATTATCGTCTGGGACTCATGGGATATTTTGCCCATCCTGAATTAAGTGATGAATCCGAGCAGGGAGTATCCGGCAATTATGGAACCCTGGATCAGATTGCGGCTTTGAAGTGGATAAAGGATCATATTGCAGATTTTGGTGGAGATCCTGATAATGTCACCATCTTTGGTGAATCTGCCGGGGGAGAATCTGTAGCTTATATGATGAGCTCTCCTTTGGCTCGGGGACTATTTCACAGAGCCATTATGCAGAGTCCTGCAAATGGAGGCCAAATGACGCAACTCAAGCAGGAGTTTTCCAAGTATATGAGTTCTGAGGATCAAGGGAAGCATTTTGCCAAAACGGCCGGAATCAGTGGAGCCAATCAGCTCGAACAGCTCCGTGCGCTACCAGCCAAAGACCTCCAGAAAATTTGTTCTTCCATGTCTGAATGGGGAAGTTTCTATCCGACCATAGATGGCTATGTTTTGCCTGAAAGTCCGCTGGCTGCCTTTAAGCGAGGAGCTCAGGCGAAAGTTCCCCTAATCATTGGCAGCAATAGAGATGAAGGTACTTTGATCCACTTCTTACTGCCGGGACCTGTACCCGAGTATCGCTACGAGGATTTAAGTGGAGATAAAATGATGGAATGTTTAAAAACAGAATTTCAGGAAGACGTTCCTCGGCTAATGGAATTATATCCGGGCATAGAGCATAGAAAATTTGAATCCGAGCAGGAACTATTGGGGCATGTGATGTTTGGGTCGAAAGCCCGTTACTATGCAGAGAAAGCTTCCGAATCCGGACCTGCTTCTTATTTCTATATGTTCACGCGAGTACCTCCTTCTGAAAAACAGACGGCAGGCTCCTTCCATGCTGCCGAAATCTCATTTGTCCACGGTACCGACTCGCCTCTCTTGCCCATGGATGCCGAGGATAAAAAACTTTCCCGATCTATGATCAAATATTGGACACAGTTTGCGAAGAGTGGAAATCCAAATCTGGAAGGAGAAGTGCAATGGGATACTTTCAACTCCTCAAATCCTCAATGGATGGAATTGGGAGTAAAGGGACATAGCATGAAAGACTCTGATCGAGAAGAGCAATTCAATATTCTGAATCGCCGCATGGAAAGGCAGCTGAAACAGATCGAAAATGTTAAAGAGAAAGCATAAGGATTTGCATAAAAAAAGGGAGAGCTATTAGCTCTCCCTTTTTTAGTGTTGTTGTTCTTAGCTGGTTCTGATTACCTGGATCAGAATTACCAGGAAGATACTTACTACCAGGCCGAGGCTAGCTTTCCATGCATCACCTGCGAGATTTAAGGTGGTCTTTCTACTGAGTTTTTCATCAAGCCTATATCTGATTGCCAGTTCACGACCTGCAAGCAAACCAATAAATACCCAGGTAGTACTCATAGGCACATCATTGAGTTCTTTAAAGAAGAAAAGAACAATTCCATAGATAAAGTCAATGATGGTCGCCGAACGAATATCCGTCGTATTACTTTTAGACAAAACGATTCCCTGAATGGCTCCTCCTCTTTGATAAAAGATATAGCCTAAAAGACCCAAAATGATTCCTAAAGAAATAAGCATTTCAGTTCCACTTACCTGACGTGGGAGATAAGCATATATATTGGCAAAGTCCTGAATCAGCCATTGGGACCAGAGGAAACCGGTAGAAACCCATTGGGCAGCGGTCCAGATTCTAGCTTCCCTGCTACTGAAATTCAATTCGCTACTTGCAAAGCGCTTTTCCAGGCTGCGCGAAATGATAATATATATAATAGCTGCTGCTCCAAAGGCTACGGCATAACCTAATAGAGATTTTACCAGCATCTTGCTAAATGAAGGTGCCTGAAAAAAAGTAATCAGCATATCAAAAATCCCATTTGATTGGCTGAAATCTACTCCCGCAGTACCAAAGAAAGACAGAATCAGGAAAGTCGTACTTACGGGAATACCAAAACGGGTGATTGTCAAAAGCACAACCGGAGGAAGTAAGTACCACCAGGAAAGAGGTTCAGGCATGGGATAGGCTGGATTTTCAAAACCGCCTGACCCCAGCAACCTGCCGTAGGAAACATCCCCATCATTTATCATCCATCCATAAACCAGTGCAAAAGTCAGAATACTGCCTGCATACAGCCAGAGGATATACCAGGGACGCCTTTCATTAGAACTCAGGAAAGTTCCCAGCGTTTGAATTACATCATTACCAACAACAGAATAAGCTGCCATGATGAATCCGGCATACATGACAAAAAGAGAAAAATCCATAGCGAATGATTTTGGGGTGTGAGGCCTGCTTTAAAGCTAGTTAAAAAGTATCTGCTTAGGTTGAAGCGTATATTTGATTACCAGAAATTTCATCTTTTCAGAATGAACCTCAAGATACAATCCCCTTCAGGGAAATGAAATACCTCTACTATACAGCTTTATATTTTAGGTGTTTAAGGAATGGAAAAGCTTCTCAAGACCCCTTTAATAGCGGATTATTAGTACTACACTTACAATTATTTCACATTAACTTAATATAAAACAGAGGCCTAGCTTTCCATCTTCAGCGAATCAACATGGTAATAAATTCCATCAACCGGATGTACTTCATTCAGGATAGAGGGGGAGGGCTGTTTTGGTAAAAACAATTCAGGACTTCCGCTCTCAGGTATTCTATCCAATTTCTCTTCAGAGAAATTACGAGGTTGAAGCAGGAAGCTGATCAATATCAGTAATAGGCAACTCAGCAGGAAATTTCCTTTCATAAAGTGCTTGTTTATAAAGGCTGCAAAAGTAGAGAGGGTGTGTAAAGAATAGCTTAGGCAAATGTTAAGTTTATGTGTAGAAGAGCCCGCCGAAAGAAAAATCACATTTTTTTCAATATGTATGCAACCTTTATACAAACAATTCCTTCTATCCCGTGTATCTTTTATGAAACGCTCTTAAAAGAGATACTATAGAATTAGGAACTTAACACAAGAATTAATTTGCATGCAAACTGCTACCTTTTCTGAAGTAGAGCTTATAGAAGGATGCTGTCGAGGGGAGGCAAAGTATCAGAAAGCCTTATATCAGCGATTTTATCGCTTGATGTTCGGAGTATGCTTGCGCTACACAGACAACCAGGAAGATGCACAGGATATTTTGCAGGAAGGATTTATCAAGGTGTTTAAAAACATCCAATCCTTCAGGAGGCAAGGGTCATTTGAGGGCTGGGTGCGCAGGATTATGGTCCATACATCCATAGAGCATTATCGGAGAAACTCCCGATACTTTATGGTGGACATCGAAGAAGCCAGAAGCCTTCATTTCAATGCGGATGTATTGAGCAATATGAGTAGAAATGAAATATTAGACATTATACAGCAATTGCCCGTGGGATATCGAACCGTCTTTAACCTTTATGTAGTCGAAGGCTATCCCCACCAGGAAATCGCAGATATGCTGCAAATATCAGTCGGAACGTCAAAGTCTCAATTGTCCAGAGCCAAACGAATATTACAGGAAAAAATAACGAGAATGAACGAGGATGATAGTAGGAAAGTAGGGAATGGAGACCTCGTTTAGTTTTAAAGAATTCGCGTCAAATGAATAAGCAAAAAATAAGAAGTTATGCCGAGAAAAGATGACATACAGGGATTGCTCAGTGAACGCTTCCAGAATTTCGAAGCGGAACCACAGATCGATCTTTGGAAAGGAATCGAGGCTGAACTTTACCCGGAGAAAAATAAGAACCGCAAACTGTGGCCCTATTTCTCTGTAGCAGCTTCCATTACCATTCTGATCTTTGCCTGGTTCTACCTGAGTACACCAGCAGAAACAGAATTAGATCCGGGATCCGGTTTCGCTGAAGAGCAGATTTCTACTCCAATAGAAAGAGAAGATCCTGCTACTAAGGGAGAAACAGGAATCATCACGAATGAGGTAGTTCCACAATTAGCTGAAGAAAAGATCACACCCAATACTATCAAGCAAGAAAATCAAGATCAGCTAATAGAAGTGAAGGAAGCCAGTCCTGCTTATAAGGTCGATTATAAACCTCAGCCTTTATTGAAAAAGCAGGAGATTATGGACAAAAACCTGGCTTCTTCAGATGTGCTTCCTCAAGAAGAAAAAATTGAAGTAAAAGAGTCTCAAATCGCTTTGGATATAGCGCCCATCGAAAAAGAATTCATCGCCATGAGTACTGCCGATGTCCGTCAACCCGAAGTAAGCAAAATACCCGTCAGCAGAGCTTTTGACTCACCGGCCGAAGAGTCAGAGGTGAATACTGACAGAAGTCTAAACTTAAAAGATCTTTCTTTCAACAAGATCGTTAGTCTGGCCTCTAATGGAATAGACAAGATCAAAAATGCTTCCCCTGTAAAGGTGTATGAAGAAAAAACTGAGAAAGGAGAATCCAAAGTTTACGAACTCAACCTTTTTAAATTTTCAGTCAGTCACAAGACGCAAAAGCGTAGAAACAAAAAAGTAAGATTATGAAAATCAACAACATTTATATCACAGTAATGATGAGCATCATCATGTGTGTGTTTCTCGGGATGAGCAATGTAGCGGCCCAGGATAAAGAGAAGAAGGATGAAAAGACCGAGCAGGAATCAGAAGATGATTCTACAACAGAAATCAGAGTAGGGAATAAGAAGATCATCATCATCGATGATGATGACGAAACCAGAAGAGTAGTTGTAGAAACCGATGATGATGACGATGATTATGATGAAGAATATGAGCACAAAACGCATCGCCGTAGAAAAGGATCTCATGTAGATGGCCTGGGACTGGATATCGGTATCACCAACTATTTCGCCAATGGCAACTATGGAGTTAATGCCGTTCCCAATGACAACTTCGAATTGAGAGATTTCCGTCCGGCTTCTCACGTAGCTCTTCACATCTTCCCTACAACCGTAAGTTTGATCGGAAGAGGTGCCGTAAACCTCAAGACAGCTTTGACTGTGGACTGGTCTTACTATCACTTTGTAAATGATGTAACCATCGTAGAAGGACAAGAAGAAATCGCTTTCGAAGCCTCTAACGTTTCTTTCGAAAAGAACAACCTGATGGCTCGCTACTTCCAGATTCCGCTCCTGTTGAACTTCAATACCATACCTGGTTCAGATGATGGCTTGAGAGTTTCCTTCGGAGTATATGGGGGTGTATTGTGGAAAGCCCGCACCAAGCAGGTAAGCGATGAGAATGGGAAAGTAAAAATCAATGGAGACTTCTACCTCAATCCTTTCCGTTATGGATTGACTGGACGGATCGACTTCAGATGGTTTGACCTCTATTTCAATTACAACCTGAGTGAAATGTTTGAAGATGGACAAGGCCCTAGTACACAAACATTCACGGCTGGTATCAATGTAATCCACTTCTAAAGATTTCGACTTCGAAATTTCATACATAAAAATGGCGGCAAGGATTTCCTTGCCGCCATTTTTATTATCTCTTCATTTTGTACATTTGATGCAGCAAGATTCGCATGCGTCAGATTATACACACTTACAAACTTCGCCTCACCAATCTCAGCCAGGGAAATCGATCGCTGAAATTGGGGAGATTGAGTAAAAGACGTGATATAGACCTCAAAGATCTGGGATTTCTCGATTCGCAATCTGCGGAAGAGCTGCTGAAGAAGATATTAGCAGGGAAAAGTGTAAATCTGATCAGGAAACTGGACCCGCGCCATGAACCCACCAATCTTGCAGATAGAAGACTCAACAATATTTATCGATCTGTAAATACCCTTTTCGAAGAGACAGGGACTTATGATCTTTTTATTGGATATCCCTTTGTGGAGGGAAAGTTTATTGATGGGAGTATTGTCAGAAGTCCGGTTCTGCTTTTTCCGGTGAGACTGATTAGAAATTTGCAAGGGAGGCCTAGATGGAGATTGGAATGTGTGGAGGGCGAAAGTGTTCAATTTAATCGAACCCTATTTCTGGCTTATGAGCAATACCAGCAAAGCCGGCTGAAAGACGAATTCTGGGAAGAAGAGATCGACCCAAATAATGATTGGCTGGAATGGATCAACGAGCTATATCAAAAAGTAAAAGCCTATGAGTTGGAGGTGAATTTCAATTCACGGCTTTTTGACCAGCAGCTGGATACTTTCCCCGACTACCTCAAGGAGAAAATGGAGTCCTTTCGCTCAGGAGTTCTGACTTTTCAATCTCAAGCGGTACTCGGCATTTTCCCTCAATCTGACTCTGCACTCTTACAGGATTATAACCACCTCGAATCCCATTTGGATGACTTCAAAATGGATGAGTTGTTTGGAAGAGGGGAGGGGATAGCAAGTCCTGATCAGAAAGCAACCTATATAAAAGAAGAAGAGCGATACTTCGTGACCCAGGTGGATCAATCTCAGGAGGCCGCATTATTGCGTATCAAACAAGGTGAATCTCTGGTAATTCATGGCCCTCCCGGAACGGGTAAGTCTCAGGTCATCG includes:
- a CDS encoding outer membrane beta-barrel protein, translating into MKINNIYITVMMSIIMCVFLGMSNVAAQDKEKKDEKTEQESEDDSTTEIRVGNKKIIIIDDDDETRRVVVETDDDDDDYDEEYEHKTHRRRKGSHVDGLGLDIGITNYFANGNYGVNAVPNDNFELRDFRPASHVALHIFPTTVSLIGRGAVNLKTALTVDWSYYHFVNDVTIVEGQEEIAFEASNVSFEKNNLMARYFQIPLLLNFNTIPGSDDGLRVSFGVYGGVLWKARTKQVSDENGKVKINGDFYLNPFRYGLTGRIDFRWFDLYFNYNLSEMFEDGQGPSTQTFTAGINVIHF
- a CDS encoding sigma-70 family RNA polymerase sigma factor; protein product: MQTATFSEVELIEGCCRGEAKYQKALYQRFYRLMFGVCLRYTDNQEDAQDILQEGFIKVFKNIQSFRRQGSFEGWVRRIMVHTSIEHYRRNSRYFMVDIEEARSLHFNADVLSNMSRNEILDIIQQLPVGYRTVFNLYVVEGYPHQEIADMLQISVGTSKSQLSRAKRILQEKITRMNEDDSRKVGNGDLV
- a CDS encoding carboxylesterase family protein gives rise to the protein MASKQNPVVSTSLGKLEGKWNKAGSIASFNGIPFAKAPVGDLRWKAPQALEAWEGIRSAHKYGNFAWQRRVEMFEFMFALMEGQGWNPIKTWLLKTLLRIVPAPKQNEDCLYLNIKSPDPAPGTKLPVMVWIHGGDHQDGGSAEPFYVGESLAKEGTVYVSINYRLGLMGYFAHPELSDESEQGVSGNYGTLDQIAALKWIKDHIADFGGDPDNVTIFGESAGGESVAYMMSSPLARGLFHRAIMQSPANGGQMTQLKQEFSKYMSSEDQGKHFAKTAGISGANQLEQLRALPAKDLQKICSSMSEWGSFYPTIDGYVLPESPLAAFKRGAQAKVPLIIGSNRDEGTLIHFLLPGPVPEYRYEDLSGDKMMECLKTEFQEDVPRLMELYPGIEHRKFESEQELLGHVMFGSKARYYAEKASESGPASYFYMFTRVPPSEKQTAGSFHAAEISFVHGTDSPLLPMDAEDKKLSRSMIKYWTQFAKSGNPNLEGEVQWDTFNSSNPQWMELGVKGHSMKDSDREEQFNILNRRMERQLKQIENVKEKA